From Lysobacter lycopersici:
GTGGATCAGGCATTTCCTCGCGAACGCGCGCCAGTATTTGACCGGCGTTTCGGCTGTGAGCAGGGGCGAGAACAGCTGGAGGAATCCGTGCAGGGCAAGCCCGATCCCGCGGAAGCGCCCGCCGCGGGGCGGAACGTGGATCTTGATCAGGACGAGATAAATGAACTTCGCGAGGCGCTCCAGCGTGAGGGCGGGTTGCGAAGCATGGAAGTCGTCGGCGGGGAAAACGTCGATGAAAACGCCGCGACCTTCGTGAACTGCGCTTGGCGTCTGGGCGATCCGGCTATATCGATCCCGGATTCGGCACGGCACGCTGTAGTCGCTGTCGCTGGAACTTGTCGTGGCTTCGAGTTCGAGATCGCTGGGTAACTCGGTTTTCGCCATCTCGATGAAGCGGTCGAAGTCGCGCCGCGGCATGACGATGTCCACGTCGTCGTCCCACGGGATGAATCCCTTGTGGCGAACGGCGCCGAGCAGGGTGCCGCCGTCGAGCCAGTAGTCGATGCCATGCTTTCCGCAAAGATGATCGACGATCTTCATGATGCGGAGTTCGATGAGTTGCACGGAACGCAAGGCGGTTTCGCCAGCGTGCCTCTCGTCGGGGAACAGGGCGCTGCAGCTTTTCTGGTCGAACTGCATGCGTGATCAGCGAGAGCTGTCGATCGACTTCACGAACTCGCGCGCGATTTCCAGATCCGCCGCTGTGTCGATTTCGCGGAGATCGAGAACCGCGGCATTCAACGGAATGCTTTCTTCCAGCTTTTCGTAGACATAGCCCGTTGCGTTGTCGAGCATCCGTGCCGGGCCGGCAACAACATTCGCCCACTCGAATTTGCGCCCGGGTTCGCGAGTGAAGGACTTGATGAGCTTTTCGCCCTGGGATGTTTCACCCTGGTCGAGGTCGACGTTCACCGGGTTTTCGCTCAGGCTCGGCGCAATCGCGGCGAGGATTCCGGTCGTTCCGGCCTTGCCGATGAATTCCCGCATGGAATCTGGGGCAATGATGAGGTCGCCGTCCAGGAACAACGTTTTTCCTTCGAGACCCTGCGCCCCGAGCGCCATGCTCTGCACGGTGTTGGTCGTGCGGTAATCGGGATTCCTGACGATCACGACCCGGCGATGGAGCTTGGAACACAGGTTGATGATCAGTTCTTCGCGATAGCCGACGACGACGTGGATACGATCCACGTGTTCTTCCAGCGTTCCGATCAAGCGGCTCAGGAGCGTCTGCCCGCCAAGTTCAAGCATGCATTTCGGCAAGCCATGGCCGAGCCTGGAGCCCAGTCCCGCGGCGGCGATTACAGCGTGTTCAACAGCTTGCACAGGGCATCCCCGTCATGGACCACGAAATTTGATTCGGCAATCGCGGCCGGCATCGGGCTGTGGGTTCCCCCGAACGCGATTGCCGTGTCGGCAGCCCTGAACATCGGTACGTCGTTGGAGCCGTCGCCGATGGCAATGACGCGGTCGAAACCGCGGTTGCGGATGCTCTTGACCGCTTCGCCCTTGTCGAGGATATGTCGAAGGCTGATCACGCCGTTCTTGGCGGTGGCCAGCGATGTATGCCCTCCACACCCGATTCGTTCGATAAGTTGGTTTACCCAGATATCCAGGTTGCCCGTGACGACGAAGCATTGGTCCGGCCTGGACTGGATGAATGCCGAGAGCCTTGGGTCGACCTGAATGTCATTGATGATGCCGTGCACGGTTTGCAGCGGTACTTGCCCGAGGATGGCGACGCGCAAGCGCAACGACTCCTCGAACGTGAGCAATCCTTCCATGGTGATGCGGGTCAACGTGGCGATTTCTTCCGAGATCCCCAGCTCCGCGGCAATGCACGGCAGGATTTCGACAGTGGTGAGCGTTCCGTCGAGATCGAAGCAGTAAGCGGTACGGTTCATGCCCGCTCCAGGACGATCCATCGCTGGATGGTTTCCGCCCGGTTGTTCAATTCCGCATCGTAGACATCGCCTTGGTCCACGATCCGGAAACCCGATGCGAACAGCGTGTCGGTCATGTAGTCCTCAAGCTCGCGTTGCGTCCGATAAATCGCGTTGTAGCTCTGCTCGAGCTCATCGGAGAAGTGTTCCTTGATGGTAAGGCGTTCGAGGATTCCGACGGGTTCCCGCATCACGATCCGGCATTTTCCCGATGCGACGGAGGCCATGCAGCGGTATGCGCTCGCAACGTCCTCGTCATTGAGGTAGATCATGACCCCGCAGCACAAGATGCGATCGAAGGGCTGTGATTCGTCGAGTTCCGATAGCGAATAATTTTCGGCGGGCGCCACCGAAAATCTCAAGTCCGCGGTTTCCGGATGCGCAGCCCGTGCGTGGCCGATCAGTTCGGCGCTGAAGTCGATGCCGTGGTAGTAGGCGGAATTGCCGGCGAGTTCCTCGGTCCAGCGTCCGGTGCCGCAACCCACGTCGAGAACGCGCAGGGTACTGTTCAACTGCAAGATGGGAAGCAGGCGAGCCTTTTCCGCTGCATCGCGTTTTTCCGCCAGATCCGGGTGCTTGTCCTGGTAGATGACGGCGCGCGTCAAGCCGACGCTTTCGGCCTTTTGCGCCCGTTCCTGGAAAAATTTGGCCACGCTGTCCTTGTCGATGCGTGGTTTCGATTCTTCGTCAGCTTTGGAAAATATCCGGGTCACGATGGCCTGCTTTATTGGGCTTCGGTTGTGCCATGAAGTGAATCGATGCTCTGGACGCCGATATTCACGACTTCCTGGCAGCCGCGCAACGACGCCTCCTTGTGCGCGATCACCACGATCGTCTTGCTGCCCGACAGGCTGCGGATCGCCTCGTTCAGCGCTTCCTCGGTCTGCGCATCCAGCGCACTGGTCGCCTCGTCGAGGAACAACACCGGCGGATCGCGGTACAGCGCCCGCGCGATGCCCACGCGTTGGCGCTGCCCGCCCGACAGGCGGATGCCGCGGTCGCCGACATCCGTTGCGTAGCCGTTCGGCAACTCGTTCGCCACGAAATCGTGGATCTGCGCCGCGCGCGCCGCGCGTTCCACCGCCTGCATGTCGATCCTGTCGCGCGGCACCCCGAAGGCGATGTTCTCCGCCACGCTCGCATCGGCCAGGAAAATGTGCTGCGGCACGTAACCGATCGCGCGCTGCCACGCCGCCACGTTGCCCGCATCCACCGCCACGCCATCCACGCTCAACGTTCCCGCTTCCGGACGCAACAGGCCCAGCAACAGGTCCATCAAGGTGCTCTTGCCCGCGCCGCTGCGCCCGGCGATGCCGATGCTGGCGTTGGCCGGGATCGCGAGGTCGAAGCCGTCGAACACCGGCTTGTCCGGCGCGGACGGATACGCGTAGCGGATGCCCTGCAGGCGGATTTCCCGTTGCGGCGCGAGCAGCGCATCGCCGCTCGCCGCCGGCTCGTCGGGCAGCGCGAGGTCGCGATGGATCGATTCGAGCGCGGCCGACGACACGCGCAGTTTGGCGAAACCGCGGTACATCACCTGCGCCGCGGGCAGCATGCGATACGCGGCGAAACCGTACAGGCCCAGCGCCGGCAGCACGTGGGCGATGTCGTTCGAACGCAGCAGCAGCACCAGCGCGACCACGATCAGCATGCTGTAGCCGGTGGCTTCCACCAGGTACAGCGGCGACTGGCTGAGCGTGTCGTTGGTGGCCATGTGCCGGGAGAACAGCCGCGACGCCTTTTCGAACTGTGCCTGGTAGGCCGCGGCCGAGTGCGTGATCTTGACGTCCTTGATGCCGGAAAGCGCCTCGCTCGCGGCCTGGTAGCGCCTGCCGTTCGCCGCCTGCCGTTCGAGCCCGATCCGCGCCAGCCGCTTGCGCACCAGTCCGTAGATCGCGCCGTAGAGCAGGCCGAGCACCAGCACGATGCCGATGGCGGTGGCCGGGTCGTAGAGGAAGATCAGCAAGGCCATCGCCAGCACGATGGCGCCCTGTGCGAACAACTGCGACAGCGGCTGGATCAGCTCGAACAGCAGCTGGTCGACCTCGGACAGCAGGTTCTTGCCGAGGATCGAGGAATTGCGGGTGAGGAAGAATTCGTAGGGCTGGCGCAGGTAGCGCGACAGCAGGCGCGCGCTGATCGAATGCCGTTCCATGTGCACGAAGCGGTTCAGCGCGTGCAGGGTGACGGTCTTGAACAGCGAGGACGCGACCACGATCGCGATCGAGGCGAGGCCCAGCGCGAGGATGAAGCCGCGTTCGTCGCGGAAGTGCCAGTGCGCGTACGCCGCCTGCAGGAACGGGTTCTCGTGGATCACCGCCGGGCGGCCGAGCACCGACAGGAAGGGCATGATCGACAGCACGCCGAGGGTCTCGGCCAGCGCCATCAGCACCACCAGCAGCAGCATCCACGCCGCCTTGCGCCGCTCGGCGGGGGTCAGGATGTCGCGGATTTTCGCGAGGTCACGCAGCATCCGCGCCCCGGCATTGGGGACGTCGCGCGCAGCCGCGCACCGGGCCTTCGAAAATCGCGATGTGCTCGCCAGTGTCCACGCGTTCCCCGGGGCAAGGATGCCCGCGCCTGATTCTAGTCGCCGCGGCCGGCCGCGGGACCGGCGGCGGGGTTGCGCTTCGCCATCCGCGCCTCGAGGTCGCGCGCGGCCTGCTCGTATTGCCCGGGAATGCCCATGCCGCGGAGCGCTGCGATCTGCCCGCGCGCCTCGTCGTCCTTGTCGAGCGCGATCAGCAGCTTCGCCAGGTTGATGCGGTATTGCGCGTTGTTCGGGGACAGGGCGACCGACTTGCGCCACGCGAATTCGCCGAACGACGGCTGCCCGAGCACGTTGAGCGTGTAATTGCCGAACACGTTCAGCACCTCGGCGTTGTCGCCGCGGCCCATGGCGGTGGCGAACATCGCCATCATCCGCGACGGCGGGAAGTCGCACAGCTTCGAGACCGCGCAGCGGGTCAGCGCGTTCATCGCGCCGAGTTCCTGCGGGCCGATGGGATCGGTCGCCAGCCGATGGTCGATTTCGTCCCACCACGCGTCGTCCACCGGGCCGTGGGTGCGCGCGGCGAGCAGGATCAGGCCCTGCGCCGGCAGGATGCCGCTGTCCGGAAGCCGGTGCGCGCGTTCGAGCGCGGCGAAGGCGGCCCTGGTCGCGGCCGAATCGCGCGTGCCGTCCGAGAGCGTGGCCATCGTCTGCCCGAGCTGGTAGACGGTGCGCGGCGACGCCGGGTGCCGGCTCATCTCGCTGATGGCGAAGCGCACGGGATCCTTCCACTCCAGCGCGCGCAGGCAGGTGGTCATGCCGAGGAACAGCAGCCAGGACACCGCGAGCAACGCGCCGATGCGGCGCACGCTGGCGCGTTGCGGCGACAGCAGCAGGAAGTCGGCGACGGCGAGGCAGATGCCGAGCGAGGCGAAGTAGTTGCGGTGTTCGAACACCAGTTCCAGCGGCACCACGGTCGCGGTCAGCAACTGCGCGCAGAAGAACCAGGCGATGCCGAGCGCGACCAGCGGGCGCCGCTTGCGCAGCGCGAAGGCGATGGCCGCGAATGCCGCCAGCGCGACGAAGGCGAAGGTGGTGGCCGGCGGATTCCACCAGCCGCGCGAGATGGCGATGTCGTCGTGGTACAGGCCGAACTGGCGCAGCGACGGAAACACGCTCCAGCGCACGTAATCGAGCACCACCCGGCCTTCGGTGAGCAGGCGCTCGACCAGGGTGAAATCGCGGCGCGCGAACGCATGCGGCGCCAGCGCCCGCGACAGCAGCCACGCCGATCCGAGCATCGCCGGCAGCACCAGCACGATCCCGAAGAAACCGAGCAGGCGGCGGTCGCGCGCGCCGCGGGCATCGCGGAAGCCGAACAGGCACAGTTCGATGCAGGCCGCGTACAGCGGCAGCAGCGCCGCCGATTCCTTGCACAACGCGCCGAGCGCGGTGCCGCCGACGACGCCGATGAGGATGCGCCAGCCGCCGCCGGCGTCGCCCGCGAGTTGCCGCTGCCGGCCGAGCAGGTACAGCCACAGCCCGGCGAACACGAACGCGTGGCAGAGGCTTTCCATGCGCTGCACCACGAACAGCACCGCCATCAGGTTGATCGGGTGAAGCGCCCAGGCCGCGGCCGCGAAGCGCGCGGTCCATTCGCGGCGGCGCGCGTCGATCGCCGGCACCGCCAGCGCCAGCAGCGTGCGCAGCAGGCACAGCACGAGGCAGGCGTTGAGCGCGTGGATGGCGATGTTGGTCAGCTTCATCGGCACCGGGTCGAGGCCGGTGGCGAGGTGGTTGAGCGCGAAGGTCGCCATCGCCAGCGGCCGGTGGCCGACGCCGGCATTGGAGGAGAACAACGCCGCCATCCACGCGTGCCGGTCCCAGTTGGTGACGTGCAGCGCGGCGTTGTCGACGATGTTGGGGAAATCGTCGAACGCGAAGCCGCCGCCGCGGCCGGGCAGGTACACGGCGGCGATGGCGAGCACCAGCAGCAGGAACGGCCAGGCCGGGCGCAACGTGGAAACCTTCAATGCGTGCTCCCTGCCGCTTGCGAGGCGAGGTCCTCGCGCATCTTGCGCCGCAGTTCGGCGAATTCGTTGGACCAATAGCCTTGTCGTTCGAGCACCCACTGGTGCAAGCGCGGC
This genomic window contains:
- a CDS encoding LicD family protein, which translates into the protein MQFDQKSCSALFPDERHAGETALRSVQLIELRIMKIVDHLCGKHGIDYWLDGGTLLGAVRHKGFIPWDDDVDIVMPRRDFDRFIEMAKTELPSDLELEATTSSSDSDYSVPCRIRDRYSRIAQTPSAVHEGRGVFIDVFPADDFHASQPALTLERLAKFIYLVLIKIHVPPRGGRFRGIGLALHGFLQLFSPLLTAETPVKYWRAFARKCLIHGRFRESGKGNPGYGFDVRWTRIFRREDIYPTGRIVFEGAEFSAPRNPDGVLRVFYGNDYMTPHPPSKRPTMHFSSVILDTRADSPTAQTMSNNGQDA
- a CDS encoding NTP transferase domain-containing protein translates to MLELGGQTLLSRLIGTLEEHVDRIHVVVGYREELIINLCSKLHRRVVIVRNPDYRTTNTVQSMALGAQGLEGKTLFLDGDLIIAPDSMREFIGKAGTTGILAAIAPSLSENPVNVDLDQGETSQGEKLIKSFTREPGRKFEWANVVAGPARMLDNATGYVYEKLEESIPLNAAVLDLREIDTAADLEIAREFVKSIDSSR
- a CDS encoding HAD-IB family phosphatase — protein: MNRTAYCFDLDGTLTTVEILPCIAAELGISEEIATLTRITMEGLLTFEESLRLRVAILGQVPLQTVHGIINDIQVDPRLSAFIQSRPDQCFVVTGNLDIWVNQLIERIGCGGHTSLATAKNGVISLRHILDKGEAVKSIRNRGFDRVIAIGDGSNDVPMFRAADTAIAFGGTHSPMPAAIAESNFVVHDGDALCKLLNTL
- a CDS encoding class I SAM-dependent methyltransferase, which codes for MTRIFSKADEESKPRIDKDSVAKFFQERAQKAESVGLTRAVIYQDKHPDLAEKRDAAEKARLLPILQLNSTLRVLDVGCGTGRWTEELAGNSAYYHGIDFSAELIGHARAAHPETADLRFSVAPAENYSLSELDESQPFDRILCCGVMIYLNDEDVASAYRCMASVASGKCRIVMREPVGILERLTIKEHFSDELEQSYNAIYRTQRELEDYMTDTLFASGFRIVDQGDVYDAELNNRAETIQRWIVLERA
- a CDS encoding ABC transporter ATP-binding protein, which translates into the protein MLRDLAKIRDILTPAERRKAAWMLLLVVLMALAETLGVLSIMPFLSVLGRPAVIHENPFLQAAYAHWHFRDERGFILALGLASIAIVVASSLFKTVTLHALNRFVHMERHSISARLLSRYLRQPYEFFLTRNSSILGKNLLSEVDQLLFELIQPLSQLFAQGAIVLAMALLIFLYDPATAIGIVLVLGLLYGAIYGLVRKRLARIGLERQAANGRRYQAASEALSGIKDVKITHSAAAYQAQFEKASRLFSRHMATNDTLSQSPLYLVEATGYSMLIVVALVLLLRSNDIAHVLPALGLYGFAAYRMLPAAQVMYRGFAKLRVSSAALESIHRDLALPDEPAASGDALLAPQREIRLQGIRYAYPSAPDKPVFDGFDLAIPANASIGIAGRSGAGKSTLMDLLLGLLRPEAGTLSVDGVAVDAGNVAAWQRAIGYVPQHIFLADASVAENIAFGVPRDRIDMQAVERAARAAQIHDFVANELPNGYATDVGDRGIRLSGGQRQRVGIARALYRDPPVLFLDEATSALDAQTEEALNEAIRSLSGSKTIVVIAHKEASLRGCQEVVNIGVQSIDSLHGTTEAQ